A single window of Nitrospiraceae bacterium DNA harbors:
- the sixA gene encoding phosphohistidine phosphatase SixA, translating to MHCLLLRHGIAVNTEEWESSERERPLTKEGITKTKQVAAGLKRIGIKPSHLLCSPLIRTQQTAEITKEALQIKATIQLCPELVYDQSPMLLFEILQTLPKDAFVMCVGHEPHLGQTAALMIFGKNTSGLSVKKAGGCLISFDGNVGVGRGNLEWWMAPAQLRALR from the coding sequence ATGCATTGTCTTCTACTTCGCCATGGCATTGCCGTTAACACCGAGGAATGGGAGAGCTCTGAACGCGAACGCCCTCTGACCAAAGAAGGGATTACCAAAACCAAACAGGTGGCGGCAGGGCTCAAACGAATCGGCATAAAACCCTCACACCTTTTATGCAGTCCATTAATCCGTACGCAACAAACGGCGGAGATTACCAAGGAGGCACTACAGATCAAGGCAACCATTCAGCTTTGTCCCGAGTTGGTCTATGATCAATCACCCATGCTGCTATTCGAGATTTTACAAACATTGCCAAAGGATGCCTTCGTCATGTGCGTCGGACATGAACCTCATCTTGGCCAAACAGCCGCATTGATGATTTTTGGCAAGAACACCTCAGGCCTTTCGGTCAAAAAGGCTGGAGGCTGTCTAATTTCTTTTGATGGAAATGTCGGAGTAGGGCGGGGAAATTTAGAATGGTGGATGGCCCCTGCGCAGCTCAGAGCGCTACGCTAA